Sequence from the Catenuloplanes indicus genome:
AGACACGCTCGCGGTCCAGATCGACGTCCAGGACCTCGACCTCGACCTCCTGGCCGACCTCGACGACCTCGGACGGGTGGTCGATGTGCTTCCAGGACAGCTCCGAGACGTGCACCAGGCCGTCGACGCCACCCAGGTCCACGAAGGCACCGAAGTTGACGATCGAGGAGACGACGCCCTTGCGGACCTGTCCCTTCTGCAGCTTGTTGAGGAACTCGGTGCGCACCTCGGACTGGGTCTGCTCGAGCCAGGCGCGGCGGGAAAGAACCACGTTGTTGCGGTTCTTGTCCAGCTCTATGATCTTCGCTTCCAGCTCGCGGCCCACGTAGGGCTGGAGGTCACGGACGCGCCGCATCTCGACGAGCGAGGCCGGGAGGAAGCCCCGGAGCCCGATGTCGAGGATCAGGCCGCCCTTGACCACCTCGATGACGGAGCCGCGAACGACACCGTCCTCGTCCTTGATCTTCTCGATGGTGCCCCAGGCGCGCTCGTACTGCGCCCGCTTCTTCGAGAGGATCAGACGACCCTCCTTGTCCTCCTTCTGGAGAACGAGGGCCTCGATGTGGTCACCGACCGACACCACTTCCGCGGGGTCCACGTCGTGCTTGATCGACAGCTCGCGCGAGGGGATGACGCCCTCGGTCTTGTAGCCGATGTCGAGCAGGACTTCATCCCGGTCGACCTTAACGACGGTGCCTTCGACAATGTCGCCGTCGTTGAAGTACTTGATGGTCTCATCGATCGCGGCGAGGAATGCCTCCTCGCTGCCGAGGTCGTCGATGGTGACCTTGTTGGCGCTCGAGGTGGCCTCGATGCTGCTCGTCATGTGGACAGTTGCTCCGAACGGATGGTGTCGCGACTGGTGCTTGCGCCCACGGCCTGTCGGCGGGCACAGTCTCAACACCCGAGGAGTCATGGTCATGCCGAGTAGTCATGGACATGCTGCAGCGGGGCGACTGAATCAAGCCGACCGCGGACCTGCTCCCTGCCGAGGCACACGATCCGCGAGCGCATCGACTAGCTTACCCTGTGCATTACCACAGCGTGCAAGGCCTCCCGGCAGGTCAACCGAGATGGGCCGGGATTTGGTCGTCAAACGCCCTAGTTGGTCCCGGATGTCACCCCCGTCACAGTCCCCCGGTAGCCTCCCGCAGGTGAGCGAACCCATGGACGGCGTCGAGATCGGCACCGAGGTCACCCGCCGGGACGTGACCGACGACGAGAGCCGCCGGGCCAGCCGCCACTGGTGGGACATCGATGCCGACGACTACCAGGCCGAACACGGGGAGTTCCTGGGCGACGCCGACTTCGTCTGGTGCCCGGAGGGTCTGCGCGAGGCCGACGCCCGGCTGCTCGGTGACGTGAC
This genomic interval carries:
- the rpsA gene encoding 30S ribosomal protein S1 codes for the protein MTSSIEATSSANKVTIDDLGSEEAFLAAIDETIKYFNDGDIVEGTVVKVDRDEVLLDIGYKTEGVIPSRELSIKHDVDPAEVVSVGDHIEALVLQKEDKEGRLILSKKRAQYERAWGTIEKIKDEDGVVRGSVIEVVKGGLILDIGLRGFLPASLVEMRRVRDLQPYVGRELEAKIIELDKNRNNVVLSRRAWLEQTQSEVRTEFLNKLQKGQVRKGVVSSIVNFGAFVDLGGVDGLVHVSELSWKHIDHPSEVVEVGQEVEVEVLDVDLDRERVSLSLKATQEDPWRQFARTHAIQQIVPGKVTKLVPFGAFVRVDDGIEGLVHISELAERHVEIPEQVVQVGSDVMVKVIDIDLERRRISLSLKQANEGFVEGEEHFDPTLYGMAATYDNEGNYIYPEGFDPETGEWMEGFDKQRETWETQYAEARQRWEAHTKQVVAARTADTEAAANAAAGVSTSTPAAGGATSSSSSSSSSPRQAEEPAGTLATDEALAALREKLAGGK